Proteins found in one Candidatus Desulfofervidus auxilii genomic segment:
- a CDS encoding phasin family protein: MLEWVKKGFYTSLGLVLITKEKAEEWAKELVKKGELSEKEGRSFVEELLKKSEEAQQELEKKIETLVNKVLKKIDIPTRQDYIAINQRLAKLEEALEELKKKISE, translated from the coding sequence ATGTTGGAATGGGTTAAAAAAGGTTTTTACACTAGTCTTGGTTTGGTTTTAATTACAAAGGAAAAAGCAGAAGAATGGGCAAAGGAGTTGGTTAAAAAAGGAGAGCTTTCAGAAAAAGAAGGGCGAAGTTTTGTGGAAGAATTATTAAAAAAATCAGAAGAAGCTCAACAGGAGTTAGAAAAAAAGATTGAAACATTGGTAAATAAGGTCTTAAAGAAAATTGATATTCCTACTAGACAAGACTACATCGCTATTAATCAACGTTTAGCCAAATTAGAAGAAGCTCTTGAAGAGTTAAAAAAGAAAATCTCTGAATAA
- a CDS encoding AarF/UbiB family protein, with the protein MFSLRKLHTITRTYRHFRRYQQILKVLVKYGFSDILAQLHLYRVVEKYLRFFKREQETEITRLSRYERIRLTLEELGPTFVKLGQLLSTRPDLVPPTLAEELGKLQDKVPPFSFLEAKKIIESELGRPLEKIFSRFEEMPIAAASLGQVHRAWLKSGDMVAVKIQRPNIRRIIEVDLDIMLYLAGLLQKHIVEVEWYDPVGIVKEFAKNIAKELDYTLEASNIERFAKNFKDDPTIYVPRVYRDYSTEKVLTMEYIDGIKISEIGKLEAAGYDRKLIARRGANLILKQIFEHGFFHGDPHPGNIFVLPDNVICFLDYGMMGRIDEEIKENLALLIKACIDKDISETTRWFLRLYPAKKVNLREFKLDIWELLDQYHGVPLKQIELKRVFRQVLYLVEKHHLKIPPDLFLLNKALVSLEGIGRSLDPDFNAVEQIQPFVKEIILKKFSLRNIIHKGQKSFWELFVLFQESPQEIREFLSLLKKGEIKVKFEHKGLETFIAKQDQVNNRLSFAIISASLIISSALIVLSDIPPFIFGIPIIGLIGFLVAGFMGLWLLIAIFRSGKF; encoded by the coding sequence ATGTTTTCTCTAAGAAAGTTACATACAATCACTCGTACTTATCGCCATTTTCGTCGCTACCAACAGATTTTAAAGGTTTTAGTTAAATATGGATTTAGTGATATTCTTGCTCAACTTCATCTCTATCGGGTAGTAGAAAAGTATCTTCGTTTCTTTAAAAGAGAGCAAGAGACTGAAATAACACGATTGTCTCGGTATGAGCGTATTCGTTTGACTCTAGAAGAGTTAGGTCCTACTTTTGTCAAACTAGGGCAATTGCTTAGTACAAGACCAGACTTAGTACCTCCCACTTTAGCAGAAGAATTGGGAAAGCTTCAAGATAAAGTTCCACCTTTTTCTTTTCTTGAAGCAAAGAAAATCATTGAATCTGAACTAGGACGTCCACTGGAAAAAATATTTTCTAGATTTGAAGAAATGCCAATAGCAGCTGCTTCTTTAGGTCAAGTGCACCGCGCCTGGTTGAAGAGCGGAGATATGGTAGCTGTTAAAATACAGCGACCCAATATCCGCCGTATAATAGAAGTTGATTTAGACATTATGTTGTATCTTGCTGGTTTATTACAAAAACATATTGTTGAAGTGGAGTGGTATGACCCAGTAGGTATTGTAAAAGAATTTGCCAAGAACATTGCGAAAGAGCTGGATTATACCCTTGAGGCTTCAAATATTGAACGATTTGCCAAAAATTTTAAAGATGACCCCACAATTTATGTTCCCCGTGTTTATCGTGATTATTCAACAGAAAAAGTGCTTACCATGGAATATATTGATGGTATCAAGATATCTGAAATAGGGAAATTAGAAGCAGCAGGATATGACCGCAAATTGATCGCCAGGCGAGGAGCAAACCTGATTTTGAAGCAAATATTTGAACACGGTTTTTTTCACGGAGATCCACATCCAGGTAATATTTTTGTTTTGCCTGATAATGTTATTTGTTTTTTGGACTATGGCATGATGGGTCGTATAGATGAAGAAATCAAAGAGAATTTGGCATTGCTAATAAAAGCCTGTATTGATAAAGATATTTCAGAAACAACACGATGGTTTTTAAGACTTTATCCTGCTAAAAAAGTCAATCTTAGAGAATTTAAACTAGATATATGGGAACTGCTTGATCAATATCATGGCGTACCCCTTAAACAAATTGAATTAAAAAGGGTCTTTCGACAAGTGCTTTATCTTGTTGAGAAGCATCATCTCAAGATACCACCGGACTTATTTTTACTTAACAAGGCATTGGTTTCTTTGGAAGGTATAGGTAGATCACTTGATCCAGATTTTAATGCAGTAGAGCAAATTCAGCCATTTGTCAAAGAGATTATTCTAAAAAAATTCAGTCTTCGCAACATCATACACAAGGGGCAAAAAAGTTTTTGGGAGCTCTTTGTTCTTTTCCAAGAATCTCCACAAGAAATTAGAGAATTTCTTTCTTTGTTGAAAAAGGGCGAGATAAAAGTGAAATTTGAACATAAAGGTTTAGAGACATTCATTGCTAAACAAGATCAGGTTAACAATCGTTTGTCCTTTGCCATCATTTCTGCCTCATTAATCATTAGCTCAGCCCTCATTGTGCTTTCAGATATACCACCTTTCATTTTTGGGATTCCTATTATTGGTCTTATCGGTTTCTTAGTTGCTGGTTTCATGGGCTTATGGCTTCTTATTGCTATCTTTCGCTCAGGAAAATTTTGA
- a CDS encoding TetR/AcrR family transcriptional regulator: MSLGRREQERQWRRQYILKVAERLFAQKGYHQTTMAEIAKASEFGMSTIYQFFESKEKIYLTLFNEKLDTLLELVKDAVKNANTATEKIKAILKVEFDFFQKNKDFFRLYAMEREAVTVIVREELGREVNKKHEEGLALLKQIIEEGIKNKEFYPFPPAEVAILFSGMTQAYIHDWIKSGKEINLDEKIKIITNFFFKGIHWREK; this comes from the coding sequence ATGTCTTTAGGTCGGCGAGAACAAGAAAGGCAGTGGCGGCGTCAGTATATCTTAAAAGTGGCAGAGCGTTTATTTGCACAAAAAGGTTATCATCAAACAACTATGGCTGAGATTGCCAAAGCTTCAGAATTTGGAATGAGTACAATATATCAGTTTTTTGAAAGTAAAGAAAAAATTTATTTAACGCTTTTTAATGAAAAATTAGATACATTACTTGAATTAGTCAAAGATGCTGTCAAGAATGCCAATACTGCTACTGAAAAGATAAAGGCAATTTTAAAAGTTGAATTTGATTTTTTTCAAAAAAATAAAGATTTTTTCAGACTTTATGCTATGGAAAGAGAAGCTGTTACGGTTATTGTAAGAGAAGAGTTGGGTAGAGAAGTAAATAAAAAACATGAAGAAGGGTTAGCTCTTTTAAAACAAATTATTGAAGAAGGTATTAAAAATAAAGAATTTTATCCATTTCCTCCGGCAGAAGTAGCTATTTTATTTAGTGGAATGACTCAAGCATACATTCATGATTGGATTAAAAGTGGGAAAGAGATTAATTTAGATGAAAAAATAAAAATTATTACTAATTTTTTCTTTAAAGGGATTCATTGGAGGGAAAAATGA
- a CDS encoding TolC family protein, with translation MINLLILILILFSINVQAETLNLKKSIELALKNNLLIQEKLAQIKAATESVKVAKSEFFPKLQTSYSYTRLGEEPYMIAKNVPGQPKFVMGPQDNYTWDIGFIQPIFTGFYLSSQYRLSKLGVDISKLEKIEAEQEVIRQVKVSYFKVLLAEKYKKVAEIAVKNLSAHLKDAKALYDIGIIPLNDLLKSKVALANAKQDLVRADNNLQTAISAFNILLRFDINHPTKIEDILTYKPLNLTLNEAMKIAIKERPEIKQIAKRLEQMDVQIKMAKSAYYPQIAMVGRYERIGDDPGIDGTGYRNPDQFYLTLEAKWTFWEWGKTRAKVKSLIWRKKALEKILEQLKDQIKFQVKRAYLNLKEAEKNIETARISVEQAKENYRLTDLQYKNQITTSTEVLDAQTLLTQAQNNYYSALYRYNTAIADLERAMGKLVSH, from the coding sequence ATGATAAATTTGCTTATACTTATTTTAATTTTGTTTTCTATAAATGTTCAAGCCGAAACTCTTAATTTAAAAAAAAGTATTGAATTGGCATTAAAAAATAATCTACTCATTCAAGAAAAATTGGCTCAAATTAAGGCTGCCACTGAAAGTGTAAAGGTAGCAAAAAGTGAATTTTTCCCAAAGCTTCAAACATCTTATAGCTATACAAGGCTTGGAGAAGAACCTTATATGATTGCTAAAAATGTTCCAGGACAACCAAAGTTTGTTATGGGTCCTCAGGACAATTATACTTGGGATATAGGTTTTATCCAGCCTATTTTTACTGGTTTTTATTTGAGCAGTCAGTATCGTCTAAGCAAATTAGGTGTGGATATCTCTAAATTAGAAAAAATTGAAGCAGAACAGGAGGTGATTCGTCAGGTAAAGGTGAGCTATTTTAAAGTGCTTTTGGCAGAAAAATATAAAAAAGTAGCAGAAATTGCAGTTAAAAATCTTTCTGCTCATCTTAAAGATGCTAAGGCATTGTATGATATTGGTATTATTCCACTAAATGATTTATTGAAATCAAAAGTAGCACTTGCCAATGCCAAACAGGATTTGGTCAGAGCAGATAATAACTTACAAACTGCTATATCTGCTTTTAATATTCTTTTGCGTTTTGACATTAATCATCCCACTAAAATTGAAGATATATTAACCTATAAGCCCTTAAACTTAACCCTTAATGAAGCTATGAAAATCGCAATTAAAGAGAGACCTGAAATAAAACAGATTGCAAAAAGGCTTGAACAGATGGATGTTCAAATCAAGATGGCAAAGTCTGCCTATTATCCTCAGATAGCCATGGTAGGAAGATATGAACGTATTGGTGATGACCCTGGAATTGATGGAACTGGTTATCGTAATCCAGACCAATTTTATCTTACTTTAGAAGCAAAATGGACATTTTGGGAATGGGGAAAGACAAGAGCAAAAGTAAAGAGTCTAATCTGGAGGAAAAAAGCATTAGAAAAAATTTTAGAACAATTAAAAGATCAAATAAAATTTCAGGTTAAACGGGCTTATTTAAATTTAAAGGAGGCTGAAAAAAATATTGAGACAGCCAGAATTTCAGTGGAACAGGCTAAAGAAAATTATCGTCTTACTGACTTACAGTATAAAAATCAAATTACTACTTCTACTGAAGTTTTGGATGCTCAAACCTTACTTACACAGGCACAAAATAACTATTATAGTGCCCTTTACCGCTATAACACAGCCATTGCAGATTTAGAGAGGGCGATGGGAAAGTTGGTTAGTCATTAA
- a CDS encoding efflux RND transporter periplasmic adaptor subunit, whose protein sequence is MKKIIVAIIIIILASLAGYRIYKNIHKKEIEITITKIPVEVSKADYKEMTWHLELTGNILPKQEVDVYPKVGGEILEKLYVEKGDRIKAGQIIGIINRETITAKLNKAKAALNSAKANLTQIEANLKSIKKDYERIKKLYEQKVVPKQRLDHITAQYEATLAARELAIAQINQAKATLKEIKIIYNNHTITAPISGLVTARYVDEGAMMDRKKPVIRITDDSIVKVNVAINEKDLPYVKIGQKAYIYVDAYPKKVFKGEIKIINPRVDPATRTVNVEIHIPNPKHLLKSGMFAHVKLILGKKQVLAIPRDALQKLPGTGVYYVFVIKENKAYLRNVKIGINEGNLVEIKEGLKEGDLVVIKGQNRLREGLPVEIIS, encoded by the coding sequence GTGAAAAAGATTATTGTTGCCATTATCATTATTATTTTAGCAAGTTTGGCTGGTTATCGGATTTATAAAAATATTCATAAAAAAGAGATTGAAATAACAATTACAAAAATACCAGTAGAAGTGAGTAAGGCAGATTATAAAGAGATGACATGGCACTTGGAATTAACTGGAAATATTTTACCTAAGCAGGAAGTTGATGTTTATCCAAAAGTGGGTGGAGAAATTTTAGAAAAACTCTATGTTGAAAAGGGAGATAGAATAAAGGCAGGACAGATTATAGGGATCATAAATAGGGAAACCATTACTGCCAAATTAAATAAAGCCAAGGCAGCTTTAAATTCAGCTAAAGCAAATTTAACTCAAATTGAAGCAAATCTTAAAAGTATAAAAAAAGATTATGAACGCATAAAAAAATTATATGAACAAAAGGTAGTTCCAAAACAAAGACTTGATCACATTACTGCTCAATATGAAGCTACTTTAGCAGCAAGAGAATTAGCTATTGCTCAAATTAATCAGGCAAAAGCAACATTAAAGGAGATAAAAATCATTTATAACAATCATACCATTACAGCCCCTATTTCTGGTCTTGTTACTGCCAGATATGTAGATGAAGGAGCAATGATGGATAGAAAGAAGCCAGTAATAAGGATTACTGATGATAGCATAGTAAAAGTAAATGTGGCTATTAATGAAAAGGATTTACCTTATGTTAAAATAGGTCAAAAGGCTTATATTTATGTTGATGCCTATCCAAAAAAGGTTTTTAAAGGTGAGATAAAAATTATTAATCCTAGAGTGGATCCTGCTACCCGCACTGTAAATGTAGAAATACACATTCCCAATCCAAAGCATTTGCTAAAATCAGGTATGTTTGCCCATGTAAAATTGATTTTAGGCAAAAAACAAGTTTTAGCTATTCCAAGAGATGCTTTGCAAAAACTTCCAGGCACAGGTGTTTATTATGTATTTGTTATAAAAGAGAATAAGGCATATCTAAGGAATGTAAAAATAGGTATAAATGAAGGGAATTTAGTAGAGATAAAAGAAGGTTTAAAAGAAGGCGACTTAGTAGTTATAAAAGGTCAAAATCGTTTAAGAGAAGGATTACCAGTAGAGATTATTAGTTAA
- a CDS encoding efflux RND transporter permease subunit, whose amino-acid sequence MKLPEFGVKRPIATLMLFSALILMSITALFKLNIDLFPEIEPPIISVLTYWPGASAEDVEKNVTKYLEDQLITVNNLDELTSKSITNLSLIQCKFEWGTDLDTASNDIRDKIELAKRDLPPDIEKPVLFKFSSATAPILFMTVTADVSWPRLYYITDKIIGDELRRVPGVGAVILYGGDKRQINVYFDLDKIKAYNLSLYKIREILKSENLDIPTGSIKLGKREYYLRIPARYKTVEEIKNCVVGYFHGNPIYLKDIAQVSDSFEERIMNGWGDGKPAIVVLLQKQTGKNTVEVADRVKEKLKKIEKILPRDVKINIVEDNSEYIKTALNQLKNTLFQAIILVIIVVFVFLLNIRSGIIVAITIPCSLIISFLLLYLGGYTINVVSLMSMAIASGMVVDNAIVVVENITKHVERGSYPHIAAIYGTSEMGMAITASTFTTVVIFIPLMFVTGITGIMFKQLGYVITATLLTSLFTALTLTPMLSSKFLTLESKKNSFTKKIHKSLDKLDERYKSLLTWALKHRKTVIAISLLIFIPTIFLLKFIGTAFVPEPDAGFVSISFRLAEGTRLEETSRLIDKINQWIAKEIKPEELRHTYGFAGQTEKGFGEALGFEEGSNCGEVGLKLVDKNKRRRSDKEIAAILREYLKHVPGITRTKVIATNPISAVLMGGTKPIVIEVLGYNLEESLKVARKIKKIVQEIPGAVDVSLSFKDPRPEIWIEVDRKKAASLGLNIAIIADAVRTYFYGNNPTDFRDAGEDYDIFVRLTDKDKNRLETLPEVPIFTPDGRMILLKNIAHIKEGTGLTEIERKNRQRIIKVEADTYKRSLGEVTRDIKKELEKLNLPPGVTIQFGGYIKEQREAFKDLKWLLLLGIILTYMVMASLYEGFLDPFVIMFSVPFAFTGVIWAFLITGIILNIISFMGIVMLTGIVVNNAIVLLDYTHLLQKRGLSLYEAIIEAGRSRLRPVLMTTLTTIFGMLPMALDKGVGSEIWNALGITVIGGLSLSTLITLILIPTLYSILEEWRKRIK is encoded by the coding sequence ATGAAATTACCTGAATTTGGTGTTAAGAGACCTATTGCAACTTTAATGCTTTTTTCAGCATTAATTTTAATGAGTATTACTGCTCTTTTTAAACTAAATATTGATCTCTTTCCAGAAATTGAACCCCCTATAATAAGTGTTCTTACTTATTGGCCTGGGGCAAGCGCAGAGGATGTTGAAAAGAATGTAACTAAATATTTAGAAGATCAGCTTATTACTGTTAACAATTTAGATGAATTAACTTCAAAATCCATTACTAATCTTTCTTTAATACAATGTAAATTTGAATGGGGCACAGATTTAGATACTGCCAGCAATGATATACGTGATAAAATAGAGCTTGCTAAAAGGGATTTGCCACCTGATATAGAGAAACCTGTCTTATTTAAATTCAGCAGTGCTACTGCCCCAATTTTGTTTATGACTGTAACTGCTGATGTTTCTTGGCCAAGACTTTATTATATTACTGATAAGATTATTGGTGATGAATTGCGTCGTGTACCTGGAGTAGGTGCAGTTATCCTTTATGGTGGAGATAAACGTCAAATCAATGTCTATTTTGATTTAGACAAAATAAAGGCTTACAATTTATCTCTTTATAAAATAAGAGAAATCTTAAAATCAGAAAATTTAGATATACCAACAGGCAGTATCAAATTAGGTAAAAGGGAATATTATCTGCGCATTCCTGCCCGTTATAAAACAGTTGAAGAGATTAAAAATTGTGTAGTGGGTTATTTTCATGGTAATCCGATTTATCTGAAAGATATTGCTCAAGTAAGTGATAGCTTTGAAGAAAGGATAATGAATGGCTGGGGAGATGGGAAACCTGCCATTGTTGTTTTGTTACAAAAACAAACTGGAAAAAATACAGTAGAAGTAGCTGATAGAGTGAAAGAAAAGTTAAAGAAAATAGAAAAAATCCTCCCTCGTGATGTCAAGATTAATATTGTGGAAGATAATTCTGAATATATTAAAACTGCTTTAAATCAATTAAAAAATACTTTATTTCAAGCTATTATTTTAGTTATTATAGTTGTTTTTGTCTTCCTTTTGAATATAAGAAGTGGAATTATCGTTGCTATTACTATCCCTTGTTCGCTTATTATTTCCTTTTTATTGCTCTATTTAGGTGGCTATACAATAAATGTTGTCTCTCTTATGTCTATGGCAATCGCATCAGGTATGGTAGTGGATAATGCTATTGTAGTGGTTGAAAATATTACAAAGCATGTAGAAAGAGGCAGCTATCCACATATTGCAGCCATTTATGGCACATCAGAGATGGGTATGGCTATTACTGCCTCTACTTTTACTACCGTAGTTATCTTTATTCCATTAATGTTCGTTACTGGTATTACTGGTATTATGTTTAAACAATTAGGCTATGTTATTACCGCTACATTATTAACTTCTCTTTTTACTGCCCTTACCCTTACCCCAATGCTTTCTTCAAAGTTTTTGACTTTAGAATCTAAAAAAAATTCTTTTACTAAAAAGATACATAAGAGTTTGGATAAGCTAGATGAAAGATATAAATCTCTACTTACTTGGGCATTAAAACACAGAAAAACCGTTATCGCTATTTCTTTATTGATATTTATTCCAACAATATTTCTTCTTAAATTTATTGGTACTGCCTTTGTACCTGAACCAGATGCAGGTTTTGTTAGTATCAGTTTTCGTTTGGCTGAAGGGACAAGATTAGAAGAAACAAGCAGATTAATAGATAAAATAAATCAATGGATTGCCAAAGAGATAAAACCAGAAGAATTACGTCATACTTATGGTTTTGCTGGACAGACAGAAAAGGGATTTGGTGAGGCATTAGGTTTTGAAGAAGGCAGCAATTGTGGAGAGGTTGGGCTTAAATTAGTGGATAAAAATAAAAGAAGACGTAGTGATAAAGAGATTGCTGCTATTTTAAGAGAATATTTAAAACATGTACCTGGCATAACAAGAACAAAAGTAATTGCAACAAATCCTATTTCTGCCGTTCTTATGGGAGGCACAAAACCTATAGTGATTGAAGTGCTTGGTTACAATCTAGAAGAAAGTCTTAAAGTAGCAAGAAAAATTAAAAAAATAGTTCAAGAAATACCAGGTGCTGTGGATGTGAGTCTTTCCTTTAAAGACCCAAGACCTGAGATATGGATAGAGGTAGATAGAAAGAAGGCGGCTAGTTTGGGCTTAAATATTGCCATAATTGCTGATGCAGTCAGGACTTATTTTTATGGAAATAATCCTACAGATTTTCGTGATGCAGGAGAAGATTATGATATTTTTGTTAGGCTTACAGATAAAGACAAAAATCGTTTGGAAACCCTACCTGAAGTGCCCATTTTCACACCAGATGGACGTATGATTTTATTAAAAAATATTGCTCATATTAAAGAAGGCACTGGATTAACAGAGATAGAAAGAAAAAATAGACAAAGAATTATCAAAGTGGAAGCTGATACTTATAAACGATCTTTAGGGGAGGTTACAAGAGATATAAAGAAAGAATTAGAAAAATTAAATCTTCCCCCTGGTGTTACTATTCAATTTGGTGGTTATATAAAGGAGCAAAGAGAGGCTTTTAAAGATTTAAAATGGTTATTGCTTTTAGGTATTATTTTAACCTACATGGTAATGGCTTCTTTATATGAAGGATTTTTAGACCCATTTGTTATCATGTTTTCTGTGCCTTTTGCCTTTACAGGAGTAATTTGGGCATTTTTAATTACTGGTATTATTTTAAATATTATTAGCTTTATGGGTATAGTTATGCTTACAGGCATTGTAGTAAACAATGCTATTGTTCTTTTAGATTATACTCATTTATTACAAAAACGTGGATTATCTCTTTATGAAGCTATTATAGAAGCAGGAAGGTCTAGACTAAGACCAGTGCTTATGACAACATTAACAACTATATTTGGTATGTTGCCTATGGCTTTAGATAAGGGTGTAGGTTCTGAAATCTGGAATGCTTTGGGCATTACAGTTATTGGTGGTCTTTCTTTATCTACTTTAATAACTTTAATTTTAATACCAACACTTTATTCTATTTTAGAAGAGTGGCGGAAAAGAATAAAATAG
- a CDS encoding phosphatase PAP2 family protein, whose translation MAEKNKIVELYIKTLPIHIISFIYVFLMAIITIFFKENIPSWQNYLIVYLSYAAFVIVIMQIVKYFSNPLLEFIAIMYPLFSVPNFYELLRHYIHAIFPNLFDSFIHNFELTIFGVHPTVYLQKFISPLLTEIMAFGYFSYYLIFLFPPFIIYFFKRKGAPPLIFGMSLVYYFCFILFVLIPVAGPRFTLADKYTVPIIGYFLPKIQAKMMAKFALKGAAFPSSHVAMVMASSFIVKKYMPWLFKILFPLAIMVALGAVYGRYHYVTDAVAGVIVGITSVMITYKVYKKRI comes from the coding sequence GTGGCGGAAAAGAATAAAATAGTTGAACTTTACATTAAAACTTTACCTATTCATATTATTTCATTTATTTATGTCTTTCTTATGGCTATAATTACTATTTTTTTTAAAGAAAACATTCCTTCATGGCAAAATTATTTAATTGTTTATCTTTCCTATGCTGCATTTGTAATTGTTATTATGCAAATTGTTAAATATTTTTCTAACCCTTTATTAGAATTTATTGCTATTATGTATCCATTGTTTTCTGTACCAAATTTTTATGAATTGTTACGTCATTATATTCATGCTATTTTTCCTAATCTTTTTGATTCTTTTATTCACAATTTTGAATTAACTATTTTTGGTGTTCATCCAACTGTTTATTTACAAAAATTTATTTCACCTTTACTTACAGAAATCATGGCTTTTGGTTATTTTTCTTATTATCTAATTTTTCTTTTCCCTCCTTTTATTATTTATTTTTTTAAAAGAAAAGGAGCTCCCCCTCTTATTTTTGGCATGAGTTTAGTTTATTATTTTTGTTTTATTCTTTTTGTTTTAATCCCTGTAGCAGGCCCAAGGTTTACTTTAGCAGATAAATATACAGTGCCAATTATAGGCTATTTTTTACCTAAAATTCAAGCAAAAATGATGGCTAAATTTGCTTTAAAAGGGGCAGCCTTCCCATCTTCTCATGTAGCAATGGTCATGGCTTCATCATTTATAGTTAAAAAATACATGCCATGGCTTTTTAAAATACTTTTCCCCTTAGCTATCATGGTTGCTTTAGGGGCAGTATATGGAAGGTATCATTATGTAACAGATGCAGTCGCTGGAGTTATTGTAGGTATAACAAGTGTTATGATTACATATAAGGTGTATAAAAAGAGGATATGA
- a CDS encoding transcriptional regulator, translating to MKVIIIIYHVEYDEELMAILEKTGIKNYSKLERVLGKGKNSEPRLDTAVWPGFNNALIIGVNEEEKETLLKELKKYSDKRQGKGICVFIMPLEKII from the coding sequence ATGAAAGTCATTATAATTATTTATCATGTTGAATATGATGAAGAATTAATGGCTATTTTAGAAAAGACAGGTATAAAGAATTATTCCAAATTGGAGCGAGTTTTGGGTAAAGGAAAGAATTCTGAGCCTAGATTGGATACAGCAGTTTGGCCTGGATTTAATAATGCTTTGATTATTGGTGTTAATGAAGAAGAAAAAGAGACATTGCTTAAAGAACTAAAGAAATATTCTGATAAACGTCAAGGAAAGGGAATTTGCGTTTTTATTATGCCTTTAGAAAAAATCATTTAA
- the smpB gene encoding SsrA-binding protein SmpB, with protein MKEKHKKIICTNKRAYYNYQIEETFEAGMVLKGTEVKSLRLGRVSLGDSYAEIKNNEAYLINCHIAPYPFATHTQHEPLRPRKLLLHKKEIKRLIGKLKERGLTLIPLRIYFRDGKAKVELGLARGKRKIDKREEIKRRDEERIMRREYKIK; from the coding sequence ATGAAGGAAAAACATAAAAAGATTATTTGTACTAATAAACGTGCTTATTATAATTATCAAATTGAAGAGACATTTGAGGCAGGTATGGTTTTAAAAGGTACAGAAGTAAAATCACTTAGACTTGGAAGAGTAAGTCTTGGTGATAGTTATGCTGAAATAAAAAATAATGAAGCATATCTTATTAACTGCCATATTGCTCCTTATCCTTTTGCTACTCATACTCAACATGAGCCATTACGTCCTCGCAAATTACTTTTGCATAAAAAAGAAATTAAACGATTGATTGGAAAACTTAAAGAAAGAGGTTTAACTTTAATCCCTCTTCGCATTTATTTCAGAGATGGAAAGGCTAAAGTAGAATTAGGATTGGCAAGAGGTAAAAGGAAAATTGACAAGAGAGAAGAGATAAAAAGAAGAGATGAAGAAAGAATTATGAGAAGAGAATACAAAATTAAATGA